The following is a genomic window from Euwallacea similis isolate ESF13 chromosome 29, ESF131.1, whole genome shotgun sequence.
ttgcactttgattttcagtatttaaaatgaaaatatgtaaaaacgCTGAAACCCATCGATTTTTAATTCTgggacattttttttatcatatgttcatcatttaaatttgttgtttcCAAATCGGTGGATTGATAAAGCAGGTCCAATAGTTTGGCCTCCACGTTCCTCAGATTGCACCCCACTAGACTTTTTTGTGGATATATCTAAAAACCTCAATTTACGATGCAGGGTGCCTTTGTCCAAGTTCCCTGTTAACGTTTCATTGATGCCTTCCACTGTGTAAGGACCCTTAAATGGTTTTCGATCAGATATAAGTAATGGaactaataattaattcaaagttttattataagtAAATCAAAGCATAAGATTTGCCgcttaatattaataattttttataatgttcGTTATTTTCCATGCAAACCTACCATGGGgtaatacaaattaatttaaataatttatatttttaacagcCACTAAGGAAGAATGAAACacctaaaatataaaaacatttttttaatctcaggaagaataaaacaattaaacatCGACACtctatacaaataaaaaacacatCTTATACAAGGTGTATCTTAAGTAATGGCACACAGAGCAAAGATATATTCCCCGTGTTAAAATGGTGCGATTTTGTACTGTTTATTCGTGCAATGAATTTATGAGAGGTGAGGctcgaaattttattttgggtAACTGccaaaaatcggaaaaattcgtgaaaaaattataacccGTGGATTTTTAACACGAGAATTAAGCCAATCTGGTTCTTACATGGAGAGGGCATCATCTACGTTTCGCGGATTAGATTTAGAcccctgtaatttttttgtcggTTAGTAGATTCtagtttttgttaaatatttgttttttcaagtttttcacgttaaaaatataatttcctaaatttgtgaaatatttccatttaaaaatatcactatattacgaaataaattataaaaggttatttgaaaattaccgCACTCTTCAAGGgtgttgaaaaatgttttttgatcTTCGTgcgtttatttattaaatcataaaaGCAGAAGAGAAATGAATTAATATTCGAACACTAGCTCTTTTATTAGATTATACAAAATAGAAATAGTTAGAAAAAATACCcatattgttattaattggAAATTATTAGATGGAAATGTTGCGCAGATGGAATGTCCTGGCGGTTTTTCTAGcacttttccaaataaaaaacttgaaataatatagatatttaataaaactggaTTTTACGGACCGACagaaacttataaaaaataaataaacataatacttgaattttctgtattaaaaaaaatctgggcTACCAGTTTCGTTAATTGTTGCCGGTTTATTGGAAAAGTTAAAAggcaaaaactgaaataacatttaaatatttctaataagGTAAATGTAGCCCAAACGCACTACTTTTACATGGAGCATGCCATTGCTCTGCATAGCGTTACTTAAGACTCGCCCTATACAACAGCGAAAGATTTGTAAGTAGGGTATATTCATCAAAGAATATATTATGATAAATAGACATACATAGATGCACGGCCAGCATGCACAATCCAAAATcgtattatattattttattaaaaatagatatataAATAGATGTACATTCAATGTttatacaagaaaaaaagaggAAGAGGGGTTCATGTAGGAGGATATGCGCTAGCAAGTAATCAGGTATTGTAATAGTTCGAAGTCCTTTGAGTAAGAATATATCTTAAGTCACTGATGTCGACGCTGTGACCTAGAATATGTTCAATCTTCAGCACTTATTGATTAGAATGAAAAAGGAACAGAACTTACGGGAATACTTATGCTAGTCAGACTTAATACTGGTAGGAATGGAAGGTGATAACACTGTAGCCTGCAACTTCTGGATATCGTTTAAGGTAGTGTAACCTTGATCGTCGAATTCCTTCCATCTTATGTAGTTTTGGCGCATGTAAGTCAGCAGCTCCGGCATGTCTATGAAAGCTACAAGACAAAGtaaacacaatttttcttacataaCGAGATATTTGCTGACCATTCCAAGCTTCAAACATGTCATTGATAATATAGTCCACAAATCCAATCTGGGATTTTGGAATGGAGCAGGATTGCCTATCGAACATTGGCATCACAACTGGAAGTCCGCGAGTTTTTTCATCATCAGTTTGCTGAAAATATTCCTCAGCTATCCTCCTCGCCCATTCCACGCACAGCCGAAGAGGCCGAGTGGGATTCGAAACGTCGGCGCATTTGATCATCATCCTCTTTACCAAAGTAGTGTTTTCTGGGTTCAAAATCGGGGCATAGTCGTCTGTTAGCtgtagaaaaagaaatttgtcCATACTGATTGCAATAAAACTTGGAATATGATCATACCTCTCCACACTCAGAACTGACCGAAGACCGAGTACAAAAGACATTGACGAATTTGGCTAAATGCTCGAAATGTTTGGTCATTTCAGTGGCCAAAATCATATCTATAACGTTATGTCTGGCCAGTTTATACGTGTCTCTgtctaaatttttgaaaatgttcacTCGCTCATCACCTAAAATATGcatagaaattaattatctgaCGTATATACAGGGTCATTCAACGAAAACTTGACCCCctttatcttgaaaaatacgaatttttcggaaaattctcaaaataggtcaaaacagtttttgagggGAACgacttttatataaaaattcgttCTCCTCGAAAACTGTTTTGACGTATTTGGTGAATTTTCCGAAAAgtccttatttttcaagattaaggGGAGTCAAGTTTTCGTTGGATGACCCTGTACATTGCATTTAAAAAGGATTTTACCTAGAGTGAGTTTAAAAGTCATAGCAGCGTGATGCGACTCCAGAACGGTGACATCATTGTACAAAATAGCCAATGGGTTGTTCGAGTTGGACAGGAAGGCGCTTGACTTTCCTGGATGATCCAGATCATGCGCTGCAGCTGCTATTAGGCTGGTGGCTTCATCTAGGGGTTCCATGATGGATTTCATTCGTTCTTTTTCCAGGAAACCAGCTGTGGCCTAAaaagaaatcgaaaaaattgtTAGTGAACAACACTCACAAgtggaaatttttattgccaagtcatattttcttttgtaattGACGAGGCAAAGTTGTTTTCGCTATTTAGATTGATTTCATTTCCTTCAAAACAGAAGTAATCCCATAACCAATCAGGGGGCAAGTTGTCTCGAATGTTGTATATTTCTAGATTCCCCACCTCATGAATGGCCAGAAATCATGAGACCTAAGACGAACTTGAGAAATTCCATTTGTTCTCATTGTTCTGTGTCGATGTATCGACAGACTGTTCAGGACAGGAGCACCAGCTCTTAAGATTCCACCCTGGATCCGGAGGATCACAGACATAAATCGCAACGGTTTCGACAATTAGTCTGGTTCAGATTTAACTTATTCGGGTGAATCGGAACACTGGTAGAAGGGAGGGTTCTTGTCTCTTCAATAGCCACGAAGATTACATGGACAAGCAACGACGATGCACTATTAGAGAAGTATGAGTGGCACAAGCGATTGACCACACTAGTCGTTATCGAGTAGTGCCGTGGATAAGCGACAAAGTAGAAGTATGTCTTGAGAAGGATATGGAGCATCAGaagataaaaaaaggaatgtAGGACACGCAGGAGCAAAAAAGGACAGTATTAAGGGGCCCATTTCTGGCAAATTACAAGGAAGAAATGAATAGACACGATGTCTTTGTGCTTGGATACTTCacagaaaaaagaaatattttacgcTAATTGATTGACTGCGATATGAAAAACTTCTCTCTAATTGCAGAACACATAGAAGATAGACATTTTTGGATGCGCTAATTTCTTTACAAGCTTTTCCTGTTTTTTATTCTGGTCttctcttttaaataaaagaaagatgAAGAGATAGACGCCAAAGATAAGACATATTTGGATAAATACTTACTTAAACATTTCAAGTACGTGTGAGTATCTTACGCAGAGAGCACTGGGTTCCAGAAAAATAAGTCTTCGACAAAAAATCAAGATGATTAAGAAAGGGTGAGGTAAAATTGACTCTTACAAAAGTGAAGGTGAAAAATAGACTGAAATCaggaaaatgtataaaattttaattcaagcCCGTCTTAATAAggtttgattaaattaaatttgaaaaataatgatgtGACCTTGAAATTACTGTACATCATTTGACCAAAAACTcctaaaccaaaaataaggtgttttaggcaaatttatttatcaaagtaatatcgtattttaaaaataattgctaaTCACTTTTATCGATATTCACGAATTTTGAAACTAAGAGttattatataaattgaaGTGTTTTGATGTGAGCgggatctttttttaatgtgtggaaatattaaaaatggcgtGTGGttagtaaataaaagtttgtatttttgttgctCCCTGtacaaatgaataatttttttctgtttcattAGCTGAGTTCATTTTGAACCTTTTTGcctcttgtaaaatttttgctaAGCATAtagtttctctacaaaaaagttatttgcgATATCTTGCAATTTATCACTGTTGTAAAAACAAtgttagaaaaattgttttttgcttcctacgcaaaaataaaacaaatattttgcatATCTGACATGCCAATAATATTTACTATGGTTGTTGTTGATCGGAGTtgagtttattataaattgactAATTTTTGGTCTTTTTAAAATGCAACATTATTCTATCGGGGAGAAGGTTAACATGCTTCTTCTATATGGCGTTTGTGAGGGAAATGAATGTATGAGTGTCAGAGTCTACCGTAACAAAAATCCATTCTCAGAAATCCGAACTATCACAAGTATTGAAAGGCACCTTAGAGAAACAGgtaattttaatccaaataatattaatcgAAGATACCAACGCCAAAGATACCAAAAATtgagaaggaaaaaatatggTGCCATCACAATTGAGTGGTAAAATGTACTAAAGAAACCCATTCCTAATCGactttttaacaatttccaatataaaaacaaatactgAGAAAGCCTTCAGAAAGGTCATCGAAAAGTagaattatgtttttatatttattgtaaatattgaaataattaatcataTAAGCTAGAAATGtggtattaataaaaattataaattctgGATAATTTGGTGAAGGAAAAGTTTTCCTGCAGTATCTTCACTTAATGCTGATGGCTATTGCTTATTAGattacaattattatacaaCTCCCAAGAGCTtaataagtaacaaaaaaagatGAGTAGATAAAAGATGTTAGGAAAAGAATGtgtcttattaaaataagaaaaactagAATAAATCGGGCATTTTATTTACCTTGTTTGTAAACAAGcctattaaacaataaacaaaaaaaatcatatgtattaataataggatttatctttaattcACACGAGAAGAGGTATCctttttattcactttttaaatttggaacacCAATATCTTGGAAACGCACGAGGCAATTgtcttcaaaaaatgtatcatttcGATGCGCTCTATAACCCTACGCAAACCATTTAACTGCCTAACTTAAACACTATATTTTGATTATATGATTTAATTGGTTTCCTACATAGGTCAGAtaccaataaaaattacaaatgcTGGACAATTAGATGAAAGAAAAGATGCCACTGCAGATTCACGACACAATGCTTACGGCTATTGTTCAtgagataataaaattaataagctCGCGTATATTATTCAGCCCTGGaagttaagtttttaacaGACCCAAACAAAATGTTCAGATTGATAATAGCTTTATCTTCATTATATACATGtgtatattaattatgtacatgaggtatttaattttgtatgaaattctaaattagtgTTATCCTCCAAGAACCTCAGGCTTTTTTCGATAAAGTTCTCTTTGCAATAGGAATGTATCTTTTATTTCATCGGAGTATGTTTAGTGCTGAGCATGTGTAATGAAAGTGCTGCCTTGGATGCGCaacttttctttcattttacTAAATCGGGAAACATCGCATGTTACTTCCTGTCGgatttcgttttcaaaatcaaaaaccaaaaaagaaatgagCTGTGCTTTTACAAAATACAGGTGGTACCAATATCACTTCATAGATGATTGACTTGAATGTTAGCGCGGCAATGAGAGAGATATATGTAATGTGCGCTTCACTAATAatcgaaaaaatcatttttttgctttaaagatTTGTGAGGTACGCCGTGAGTAGATCCATGACTTAGTGAGCGAAATTGGGTGATATCTAACTGTTATTTTGTAAGTGAACGTAGTTGTTGCTGATGTGATTCTGGCTCACGCTTTTGGTACTCGGGGGTGAGTTCTGATTGTTGTTTCTTCTAGTTTACAGTTAAGTTTTGTCAGGTTAATGAGAGTAATAagtattttagtttaaatgcgaaattatttgcaattttcgctCTTCTGGAAAGTAGTTAGGACCATCTTTGGACGTGCCCGAAAAATGATATCGTAACTTGAGCTGTTTcgaagatttttaaaacttctcagaaattaatactgttttatttgtggttcAGGTCTCAACTGTTTACGTCTCTGCTTCATGTcggaattaattcgaaattctGGCCGTTTTGAAGatgtttttactaatttatattcaatttttttcaggaattaatattgattttttgtgtgttttgtTGGATTTGTTGAACCGGTTGTAGTACCAAATCGGTTAAATGGAAATAACTATTTACTcctcttttaaaaaactttaccTGATGTAGGATCGCGccccttgtagataggtgttactgtTAAACGGGATACATattagatagtaggaattaactgTAAGATTGTTatacccctggggtacgactctggtgggcattagttggggcatgggaacttcccatgccatgccttgtcggtattggaaatccccgcaataaaccgggtcggcattggaactgcttgtaatatactttgtcggcatttgaattgcccttgataaGTTTCGTTGGtcctatagtggcagttccaattcccagcttaagATGTAACGGTTTAATGCGGCGGGTGGTATAGacggcaccctagccagggtacgcccatggtttatcgccatgggttttagtatttaagattttgcagggcataTACAAGccctcttttcttctgggttcggttgtcgttggtaactcagaagtcgcgtccgcgctcgctaaactcacaagttactttatacttttttttgtttactttacattaataaacgcatacttatagtcctttcctatctgtgattttattataagatataaataccatcctatatctacagtagtatcaaaacccGATACTACACTGATTTATTTGTGGGTCTTTCATTACAACTTCTTGACGAAATGTGGTTTATAAACTGCGGGACGCCACACAATTTAGTGTAAACGTTCgtagatttttaaatgaatcgtATCCAATAGATGGATCGGAAAAGGCAACGATGCACCCGTAAATTGGCCAGTAAGATCACACGATTTAACGCCTCTAGACTTTTTCCTGTGGGGAATTCTTAAATCAAAAGTATACGTTTCCCCCTTCGCTTCGGAAACTGAGTTACTGCAAAGAATTTTCAACACtgcagattatttttaaaataagctcCATGCTCAAAGtacagattaattttttaaaatgaatttatttgtgtATTCAGGAAAAgggtcaacattttgaacatttgttataagaatTAAACTAAGTTGGTagttatttagaattaaattttttctcatgttTTCGTTCCGACTAAATAACAGTAATGAATTGCAAGGTATcgtaaataatgtttttgtagagaaacttTATGCCTagcgaaaattttacaagagacaaaaaagtttcaaaataaagtcagcttgcggcagagaaaaaattaaagtcattcgTATAGGAagcaacaaaaatacaaaacttttATATACGAACTTTTGTGGTTACTTAACATAGAGACGCGTGCGGTAAAACTTTTAACTGAACGTGTGCGTGTACAGACTGTACAGTCccctaatattttattgaatttacagcagtcaataaatttaatatgtgtTCATGCGttcgtaggaaaaatattacacCAAATATGTGGGAAAGTGTTTTACTGCATTCGATTTTTCACGACGAAAATTGCTACTCTTCATAGAAATCGCCAGTGGGTAGATGCTTGTAAAAATTAGCTCGTCGTAATAATTATTCCCGGATatagatttattaaatattttcactcATCAGTTTTTTTCGCAGTTTTAAGTACAGGAAGTAAAATGAGCCATTAGGAATTTTACTAAAGGTCATAATTATCAgtttatggctgggaaattTTTAGACCCAGAATATTATAGCCCAAACTTTACCTCCCCAAATGAGGGTATTATAAcccaaagtttttaaaaagcgAATCGGTTTCAAATTGTAAAGTCACTAGAAAGGGTTTCGACGCACTTATAACATTGAACCTTTGCTTTCAATATCCGATCAACTTGCTTAGAACAAATCAATGACTAAATTgattttactcaaaaacgcCGCATCAGCGAAAAATTAGCCCATTTGTCCCTTGTGCTGTCTTGATGTTATGTTTTCGAAgcaataatcaaattttgaatatggCAAAAGTTTCATATGACCCATCATCTCTTGCACCTATTCATCTCTTTAAAATTGTGCTTCCAGTGAGCATTTTGACTTGATTGTAGCCGGTAAATCGTGGAACATATTTGAATACTCCAACTCCTTctactaattaaaataaatcgtcTTCATTAAAATCCGTTACTACCGAACCAGCGTTCATCCTAcctaaataatttgaaaacatgaATTTTGGAGAGTAATGggaattattcaattttccaattagacattcaaatttgcgaCTCCTAAACTACACAATAATGAGTTTAGCTCCAGCGAATCTAAGgggtaatttgaaattttaattatgcacTATAACAGGGCGCTCGCAAGCTGAGCAAACAAAGCttctttttcgtttaaattcaacaaaaagaACGAAAGCGCCTCGTTAATGCATTTCCATTACGTGATTAACTAGATACCATTTAACTGACTTCACTTGTTAACCCTTGGGTAACTCTTCTAGGCAATGAGGATTTGAATAATCCACTTTAATAAAGACAAATTCCGACAAAGAAGTTTGTTTTTTCGACTTTTTTACAGCTTACTTGCAATACATCTGCCGCATGTGTGGAGTTATGGTACCAGTTCTCTGGATGGTAATTGGCTTCTATGACAGTCAACCAATTGCTCAAAGTCTTCTCGTCACAGTTGAGGGCAGAGCACACGTCGAAATGATGGAACAAGTTCATGCCTAAATGCTGAAGAGGTCTTTTCCTAGTGAGGTCTTCCAGTTTAAATATGTCAAAGTCCCAGGTTAGGGAGGTTTCTAAAAGGTCTCTGATTGCGACTGGGGCCTAAAACTCTTCCATCAAACAAGAATTATGTGGAAACATCGTGTAAAACCTTGATTAGTCCAGCTCTACTGGGCCGGAATACTGAAGAGTCGTTGCTGCTCCTTCTTGAGGAGGCTGTTATGGTGGGTTGGGGTACTTTCTGCAAGTCCTATTCATTAGAAtcattttgttcaaaagtaGTTCTACAGGGCCTCACCGAGAGTAAAGCTGTGATGAGATCCGACACAACTGGTTCGTCCACCTTAAACTTATAGTCTTCTTTCACTTGCGATACATACAATTCTGAACCCTTCAGGATGTCTTCAACT
Proteins encoded in this region:
- the Pde8 gene encoding high affinity cAMP-specific and IBMX-insensitive 3',5'-cyclic phosphodiesterase 8 isoform X3: MIIENGKRCENRDEMMMDSLIDNEIVEEEEELGELEVAAVEAVYNEVGRGVLHHRKSSLALTPEEEPLDINRGPNEAKYGLISPTPKHHLKLLLVFAHPDPVCDTISKAADKLGFEITSSNNDIGALDEYQAKSHDLVLVDARVKCFDNDLLCRSIRNTKGSQHTVIIAIVKRSSFEKDEVTIASLLESGFNRCLIETTNVLACVNELILIKNCEIRTMAQHAACQALYTALDKCRDLVIVTDDTYKFQYMNAACERQLGLRQEDTLGKTLQEQLVYDTVQINTMGSSLLRAREWSGPMTLKRKSTQETIVSACRAVPFCCAGRMPTHFILVFDTNSIDPNNLSQSRGSIHSIRRGSTDVRSIGSDYLRRTSLAKLNALPLEAPITKVVGLIDQIRENVGSNPQLVQLVDKVEDILKGSELYVSQVKEDYKFKVDEPVVSDLITALLSKVPQPTITASSRRSSNDSSVFRPSRAGLIKAPVAIRDLLETSLTWDFDIFKLEDLTRKRPLQHLGMNLFHHFDVCSALNCDEKTLSNWLTVIEANYHPENWYHNSTHAADVLQATAGFLEKERMKSIMEPLDEATSLIAAAAHDLDHPGKSSAFLSNSNNPLAILYNDVTVLESHHAAMTFKLTLGDERVNIFKNLDRDTYKLARHNVIDMILATEMTKHFEHLAKFVNVFCTRSSVSSECGELTDDYAPILNPENTTLVKRMMIKCADVSNPTRPLRLCVEWARRIAEEYFQQTDDEKTRGLPVVMPMFDRQSCSIPKSQIGFVDYIINDMFEAWNAFIDMPELLTYMRQNYIRWKEFDDQGYTTLNDIQKLQATVLSPSIPTSIKSD